Proteins encoded within one genomic window of Camelina sativa cultivar DH55 chromosome 19, Cs, whole genome shotgun sequence:
- the LOC104765584 gene encoding pto-interacting protein 1, which translates to MSCFGCCGGEDFRRVAETGPKPVHNAGGYNGGHHQRADPPKNPPVIQMQPIAVPAIQADELKDITDNYGSKSLIGEGSYGRVFYGVLKSGKAAAIKKLDSSKQPDQEFLAQVSMVSRLRQDNVVALLGYCVDGPLRVLAYEYAPNGSLHDILHGRKGVKGAQPGPVLSWHQRVKIAVGAARGLEYLHEKANPHVIHRDIKSSNVLLFDDDVAKIADFDLSNQAPDMAARLHSTRVLGTFGYHAPEYAMTGTLSTKSDVYSFGVVLLELLTGRKPVDHTLPRGQQSLVTWATPKLSEDKVKQCVDARLNGEYPPKAVAKLAAVAALCVQYEADFRPNMSIVVKALQPLLNPPRSAPQTPHRNPY; encoded by the exons ATGAGCtgttttggttgttgtggtggtgaGGATTTCCGTAGAGTTGCTGAGACCGGACCAAAGCCAGTGCACAACGCAGGAG GTTACAATGGAGGTCACCATCAAAGGGCAGATCCACCAAAGAACCCGCCAGTCATTCAGATGCAGCCTATTGCTGTGCCGGCCATTCAAGCTGATGAGTTGAAGGATATAACCGATAACTATGGTTCAAAGTCCTTGATTGGTGAGGGTTCATATGGAAGAGTGTTTTATGGTGTTCTTAAAAGTGGTAAGGCAGCTGCCATTAAGAAACTGGATTCTAGTAAGCAACCGGATCAAGAATTTCTCGCCCAG GTATCAATGGTTTCCAGATTGCGACAAGACAATGTTGTTGCGCTTCTTGGCTATTGCGTTGATGGTCCACTCCGTGTTCTTGCTTATGAATATGCTCCTAATGGATCTCTTCATGATATTCTTCATG GTCGAAAAGGTGTTAAAGGAGCACAACCAGGTCCTGTTCTGTCGTGGCACCAGAGAGTCAAAATTGCTGTTGGTGCCGCTAGAGGACTTGAGTACTTGCATGAGAAGGCAAACCCTCATGTTATCCACCGAGACATCAAATCCAGCAATGTACTTTTGTTTGACGATGATGTTGCCAAAATTGCTGATTTTGATTTGTCCAACCAAGCCCCTGACATGGCTGCACGCCTTCACTCAACCCGTGTACTTGGAACCTTTGGCTATCACGCTCCAGA GTATGCAATGACGGGGACATTGAGCACAAAGAGTGATGTCTACAGTTTTGGGGTTGTTCTGCTGGAGCTCCTCACAGGTCGTAAGCCAGTTGATCATACCTTACCTCGTGGACAGCAGAGTCTCGTGACATGG GCAACCCCTAAACTGAGTGAAGACAAAGTGAAGCAGTGTGTTGATGCCAGACTAAACGGAGAATATCCTCCCAAAGCTGTTGCCAAG CTGGCTGCGGTAGCTGCCCTATGTGTACAATACGAGGCAGACTTCAGGCCAAACATGAGCATAGTGGTAAAGGCTCTTCAGCCTCTGCTCAATCCTCCTCGCTCTGCTCCTCAGACTCCGCACAGGAACCCGTATTGA
- the LOC104765585 gene encoding probable receptor-like protein kinase At3g17420 — protein sequence MTSQLKKSLTKRYGALELWEIIVIALFAGFIVVLAISVWLSFRKKSKRSNATTLPVTQSPRLTEEIKEISVDHVSSNNNGTCHQTLDEKLGEDIENGDKFSGSLEKKNSVSPSTPSTTAPSPLLGLPEVSHIGWGHWFTLRDLQLATNHFHKENIIGDGGYGVVYHGTLTNKAPVAVKKLLNNPGQADKDFRVEVEAIGHVRHKNLVRLLGYCVEGTHRMLVYEYMNNGNLEQWLHGDMSHKGHLTWEARIKVLVGTAKALSYLHEAIEPKVVHRDIKSSNILMDDNFDAKLSDFGLAKLLGADSSYVSTRVMGTFGYVAPEYANSGLLNEKSDVYSYGVVLLEAITGRYPVDYARPKEEVHMVEWLKLMVQQKQFEEVVDKELEVKPSTSELKRALLTALRCVDPDADKRPKMSQVARMLESDEYPVMPREERRRRRNQNAEMHRESTDTNKDNDTITNVKV from the exons ATGACATCTCAGCTGAAAAAATCACTAACCAAGAGATACGGCGCTCTTGAACTGTGGGAGATCATAGTGATTGCTCTATTTGCAGGGTTCATTGTAGTCCTCGCCATTTCAGTATGGCTCAGCTTCCGTAAAAAATCCAAGAGATCTAATGCCACAACGCTTCCTGTAACTCAAAGCCCTCGGCTTActgaagaaatcaaagaaataagTGTTGATCATGTTTCATCTAACAACAATGGTACTTGTCACCAAACTCTAGATGAGAAACTCGGTGAGGACATCGAGAATGGAGATAAGTTCTCTGGTTctttggagaaaaaaaactctgtttctccTAGTACTCCTTCAACAACAGCTCCTTCACCTCTCTTGGGTCTTCCTGAGGTTTCTCACATTGGTTGGGGCCATTGGTTCACTCTCCGTGACCTTCAACTCGCGACTAACCATTTCCATAAGGAGAATATTATTGGTGATGGTGGATACGGAGTTGTTTACCATGGAACTCTTACTAACAAAGCCCCTGTGGCTGTCAAAAAGTTGCTCAACAATCC AGGGCAAGCCGATAAAGATTTCAGAGTTGAGGTGGAAGCTATAGGACATGTCCGGCATAAGAACTTAGTTCGGCTTCTTGGATATTGTGTTGAAGGAACACATAGGATGCTGGTTTATGAGTACATGAACAATGGGAACTTAGAGCAATGGCTTCATGGAGACATGAGTCACAAAGGGCATCTCACGTGGGAGGCTCGTATCAAAGTTCTTGTTGGCACTGCAAAAGC GCTGTCTTATCTTCACGAAGCTATTGAGCCAAAAGTGGTGCATAGAGACATAAAATCGAGCAATATACTGATGGATGACAACTTTGATGCGAAGTTATCTGATTTTGGCCTTGCTAAACTGCTTGGAGCTGATTCAAGTTACGTTAGTACTCGAGTTATGGGTACATTCGG ATATGTCGCGCCTGAATATGCTAACTCTGGTCTCCTAAATGAGAAGAGCGACGTTTACAGCTATGGTGTTGTTCTCTTGGAAGCTATTACTGGAAGGTATCCAGTAGATTATGCTCGACCTAAAGAAGAG GTGCATATGGTGGAGTGGTTAAAGCTGATGGTTCAACAGAAACAGTTTGAGGAAGTGGTGGACAAAGAGCTTGAGGTCAAACCATCAACCAGTGAACTTAAACGAGCGCTTTTGACAGCTTTGAGATGTGTTGATCCTGATGCAGACAAGAGGCCAAAGATGAGTCAAGTGGCTCGAATGCTTGAATCAGATGAATACCCTGTGATGCCTAGAGAG GAACGGAGACGAAGGAGAAACCAGAACGCAGAGATGCATAGAGAAAGCACAGACACGAATAAAGATAATGATACAATAACAAATGTAAAGGTTTGA